A stretch of the Photobacterium toruni genome encodes the following:
- the sbcB gene encoding exodeoxyribonuclease I — MNKKNEPTLYWIDYETFGASPANDRPCQFAGVRTDMEMNIIGEPLVIYCKPPADYLPSPEACLITGITPQEAMEKGLSEPEFIAQIHAELSKPNTCVIGYNNVRFDDEVTRYTLYRNFYDPYGWAWQNGNSRWDLLDIMRTCYALRPDGLNWPTDDEGRPSFKLEKLSIANGIEHANAHDAMADVYATIELAKILKQNQPKLFDYLFELRHKRKLQELIDIVDLTPIVHVSGMFGTECGNTSWIVPMAWHPDNKNAVICINLAQDPTPLIELNADQLRERLYTKRIDLGPDELPVPIKEVHLNKCPVLAPAKTLKAEDAARLGIDRELCLKHLALLKQHPEVRAKLLEMFSVKREYANSGNVDTMLYDGFFSTADRSTMDIIRETAVDSLATLEINVDDERIKPLLFRYRARNYPLTLTYQEQQRWKHHCQDFFEENMQKYMENFEAAALDCQSNENKMKIMKSLYDYISKLV, encoded by the coding sequence ATGAACAAGAAAAACGAGCCAACACTATACTGGATTGATTACGAAACCTTTGGTGCCAGTCCAGCAAATGATCGCCCTTGCCAGTTTGCAGGGGTGCGTACCGATATGGAGATGAACATTATCGGTGAGCCTTTGGTGATCTATTGTAAGCCACCAGCCGATTACCTTCCCTCTCCTGAGGCCTGTTTGATTACAGGTATTACGCCACAAGAAGCAATGGAGAAAGGTTTATCTGAGCCTGAGTTTATTGCTCAAATTCATGCTGAACTATCAAAGCCTAATACCTGTGTCATTGGTTATAACAACGTCCGCTTTGATGATGAAGTGACGCGGTATACGTTATACCGTAACTTTTATGACCCTTATGGCTGGGCGTGGCAAAATGGTAACTCTCGTTGGGATTTACTCGATATCATGCGTACTTGTTATGCATTGCGTCCTGATGGGCTTAACTGGCCGACAGATGATGAAGGTCGTCCGAGCTTTAAGCTTGAGAAGCTCTCTATCGCTAATGGGATTGAACACGCGAATGCCCATGATGCCATGGCAGATGTGTACGCTACTATTGAGCTGGCGAAGATTTTAAAGCAAAACCAACCTAAACTATTTGATTACTTATTTGAGTTACGCCATAAACGCAAGTTACAAGAGTTAATCGATATTGTTGATCTGACTCCTATTGTGCATGTATCAGGTATGTTCGGTACTGAGTGCGGCAATACCAGCTGGATTGTGCCGATGGCTTGGCACCCTGACAATAAAAATGCGGTGATCTGCATTAACCTTGCTCAAGATCCAACGCCTTTGATTGAGCTAAATGCTGATCAACTGCGTGAACGTTTATACACTAAGCGTATCGATCTTGGTCCTGATGAGTTACCCGTCCCGATTAAAGAAGTGCATTTAAATAAGTGTCCGGTGCTTGCGCCTGCAAAAACCCTTAAAGCTGAAGATGCGGCACGATTAGGGATTGATCGCGAATTATGTCTTAAACATTTAGCACTATTAAAGCAGCACCCAGAAGTTCGTGCGAAGTTACTTGAAATGTTTAGTGTTAAACGTGAATACGCTAATAGCGGCAACGTTGATACCATGCTTTATGATGGTTTCTTCTCTACCGCTGATCGTTCTACGATGGATATTATTCGTGAAACGGCAGTTGATTCATTGGCAACCTTGGAAATCAATGTCGATGACGAGCGTATTAAGCCGCTATTGTTCCGCTATCGTGCGCGTAACTACCCTCTAACGCTTACCTATCAAGAACAACAACGTTGGAAACATCATTGCCAAGATTTCTTTGAAGAGAACATGCAAAAATACATGGAAAACTTTGAAGCGGCAGCACTTGATTGTCAATCTAATGAAAACAAAATGAAGATCATGAAGTCGCTATATGACTACATTAGCAAATTAGTGTAA